CTGTGTGAAAACAGTGCTGTATCTGAAATCTTACTATTTGAGTACTAAATTTGatgaaaataagtctttaagtatgctagtgtgttttataaatacatttctgtacatgCTATATTTGCCATGTTGGCCTATGACCTACTAACAACAACCAATGAAAATTATTCTTTACCTCTTTAGTCACAAGACAGTAAAATTTACTAAATACCCTACACTCTAAAggccattcacaccaagaacgataactgtaACGATAATAATAgtagcatccacaccaatgaACCATAACGCTCTGTTTATGTTAAGTGTGCGCTGTTGTCTTGTCGCCAGCGGCTTTAAATACTCAAGCTcattaaagcaggatggattctgattggctgtcaatgtttttatcattcatcagctggaaaaaagtCATTCTGAAAGTGTTTCCAATGatgttgtttctctgtgccgttagcgttatagttgtggtgtggactctttTTACatatagaatgatttttagaactatatctttatcattatcatcatagttatcgtccttggtgtgaacgggcatTAAGAATGGTGCACAAAAAGTGTACTGATAATATGAAGAAATTTTCTGTAttgatttttcagtttttacctgtattttgaattacgCATTGCATTGTGTTAACGGAAATGAACACAAACTTAACAGAAAACTACCAGtaccttttctgtttttctacaGATTTTTAATCggttactatatatatattataatgagTTACTATTTATTCTGTTTATTCATAGTAACAAtcggtcagaggtcactcttcctcCGCAACTAGACTTGTGTGTGGCCATTGATGAAACCAGttattatactttctaaagttttaaatatggatatttttcttacaaaaacccatcgcttcactttagaaggcctttattaaacctctggagccgtatggatttcttttatgatggatggatgcacttttttgggcttcagaATCTTGTGCGCCATTcattaccattataaagcttggaagagccatgatatttttttaatataactccgattatgttcgtctgaaagaagatagttatatacacctaggatggcttgagggtgagtaaatcatgggatcattttcatttttgggtgaattatccctttaattaaGATTCGGTAGTACATTATTTAAAGAATTGTCCTTTCCCCACATGTCAGAATTGGGCTGTAGCTAGACGCAGAGACACTGCTAGTCCACCCAAGTGTGTGCacattttgtttattgcttCACACGCTTTAATTAATCAAGCCATGTTGTGTCCATTTAGTTTGGAGTTGTAGATGCTCACTAAACCGGCTGATCAGTGAAGATGTGAATAAATGGGTTTGTTTGATGTTTCTCATTTCTGCTTGTTCACGCAGAGGGGGTGAAAGAGGCACGAGCAGGAAAGGGCCACTTAGGGAATCAACCGTTTCCTCAGAGTAATTGAAGCCAGAGCCGCTGTTGTGATCCAACAACCTAAAATTGTGATGGAATTTGTGTTTCAGCAATTCTAAATCTGCCTGTGGATTTGTTGAGAGAACTTAAAGTAAGCATAGAATTTACTGTCTTAATACAGATTCCTGGTGTAGTTGTGCACAATTAGCATAACTGTGCATGTTGTCCCAATGATTGTTCCttcatgatccaatcaattcctgatggattaAACCAAGATGTGTCCATTGCATGTTATCTTATCTCATATCCTATCGTACCCAGAAGTAAAATGTGTTGTGAATGGcacttcatgttgactttacaATGTTCATGTCAACAGTGAAAAGTCATCTTTggttattatacatttaaatgtgattCTTCTTACCCTCAGATGGCTGGTGAGAAAAACTCTGCGTCATGTTACTTGGATGAAAGGACCTTCCGGCTTTGCTGTCAGCTCTTTCTCCAACACTCTGAGACCATCCAGGATGGCTGGAGCTGGGAGCAGATCAAGGTGAAGTGAATGTTTGAGTAACTCCACAAAGTCTGGGCCTACTTGTTGTCCTTAGAGGAttagaatgaaagaaagaactTTTAAAGGTgaatctcaaaaaacatgtcaagaaagaaagagttttatttacaaaatgaagaaaatgaagcctatttttagattttttggcattttgacattactGTTAACGACAATTCAGCACTTTCTCTCTCCAAATTCTCATTATTTCTCAACTCTTTTTAAGTTCTCACTGCAACGTCTGTTAAAAATGACtgtgatataattttttttacagcacaTTTACATTGAATTACACATATGCATTTATCAGgtgtttttatccaaagcaacttacaataGAGGAACAGAAACATTTTCACTTCATTTTTCCAATTTTTATTATTCCCGCCTAATAAGGAATGCACAAAAAAATGgggcgaggcctggttgagcTAGTAATGTGTTTAAtctctggtaaaaaaaaaaaaaaattatggtaaggggcgtgataTTTCTGAAACACGCTGGAAGcaattgaccaatcacaacatgCTGGttcagctgaccaatcagaacacactgttttttggaaggaggggcttcatagagacaggaattaaacagagcgttactgacagactgggaaaagaggtgctgcaacaatgtgaaatgtgaaaaataatgtgttttttgaacattcaagcataaaaacctattctagtagagcccaaatacaaaatcaagactttgtataagggcataatatggcctctttaaaaatactttattggTCTTCATTTAAAGGCTAGTGCTACCATGCGACAAATGCTACCATGATGGGAAAATGCATGTTCATAGACATTTTGTTTATAGATGTCTAAGATATTAGTCTATAGATTAGTCTATAGTCTATCTTTTAAGGGAAAGTGTATATTTAAGGTCTCATAACTGTAACTTCtaccattttaaatttttactcTTTTAAATCACGTTTTTGCCttcactatttttttaaatggtcctGCAATgtgataaaatgtaattttatataagcatgaatattccaaaaaatgtgtatttaaaaattgtatatataaattacataaaaattgtatatataattttttaaaatataaaaagtttttggctaaaatatatctcagatttgttcttgacaggtttcctGAGATTCATTTGGTACTCTTGTTTCTTCTACATGCCAGTGTTTTATGGTAATCTTGTGTTGGTTGTGACTTGACTTTGTTCCAGGGCACTAATGAAGGATTCATGAAGAAGACTGTTCTCACCTCTGTAAAATCAAGCCTGTTGCACAAACAACATGGGTGTTTCATGCAGGCTGAAAACATGGAACTTCTGACAGATGACATTCAGGTAAGACAAGTctcactattactattgctcagGATTAGTGATCTGAACAACCCCTAACACTAAGTAATGACCTTTGATGAGTAAGTCTTTTCGTTTTACCCATTTTGGTCGTATAAGCGTACTGTCTCTGAACTGGGGGTGGTTCTTGGATGGAATGAGCCAGTCCGTTTATAAACGCTAACAAAATGGGCCACCGAAAACGAAAACTGACCTAAGTGTTTCCCCACATACTGAATCAATTACCTGAAGGAAACACTTTAACTAAATCCTTGCTTTATAACCGTGCCGGGTTTAGTTTTGGAAAAACTTGCTAATGTTGGCATACGCTTTTATGTGACTGTTAAGATGTTTATGCTCTTTTGTCCATCCGCgtgtttcacacacacacagtcgtTTAGCTTTGTCTGCACCCTTCATGCATTTCCATTTGAGGGGGAAAATGGTTGTGAGTGACATCTTTAAACTTTAAAGAGTAtgcttgatttttaaaaaaacaatctttGAAGTTAGTATCAGCAAAATATTTTGATTGGTATGCCGGTCTAAACGATCTCCTCCAAAATGGGGTTGTGCCTTGTAGTTGATTTTTCTTTACCTCCACTCTCAGCCCATTTCATTAGTAAGCCCTTCCGGCTGATTGCAAATGACTCGACTTCTTGCATATTTACATTCAGCTCACACACACTAGGGAAGACTCGACACCATCTCCTTTCATGAAGGAGATTTTGCCATATTTCATTGCCATTGGAGAaagcagtttttgtttttatgaattaacTGATTATAATGCAATCCTTCCGATATTCTGTGGTTAGGGCTGGTCAGTTGCACTAATTATTAATGATATTCACTACTATATCTTAATATATGTACATTACTTGCCCtgtaatagcattttttttttttaaaaatcaaagtaACTATCATCTGCAAAGGTAGCTAAATTGCTTAGTCTAGGAAACATAAGCGGTGAAACTCCTTAAAATCACTGTGATTATTCACAAAGtttatattatgtttaatatatattagtCAAAATCTGCAAAGTAAAATTAATGGTAATTAAATGTAACCAACCATGTAATTTATCATCTTTTATtagaaaattaaacattttatcaaactTTGATAattggcttaaagggatagttcacccaaaaatgaaaattatcccatgattcagtccccctcaagccatcctaggtgtatatgactatcttttttcagatgaacacaatcggagatatatttaaaaatatttacattttgaagccaaaaaaatgcatccaactataaaagtaatccatgcggctccagggggttaataaaggccttttgaagtgaagcaatgcatttttgtaagaaaaatatccatatttgaaACTTCAAAATCAACATGTTGAACGATATTCACTAACCCGGCAAAGTTTTGAATTGGATTGTCGTTTATTCTCTTTAGCATGCAGTGTGAAGTATTTCGCTCAGCTCTCTGATCATCCCGATTTTATTTCAGTGAGTGAAGAACAAATTTGTACTTGCGTGCGTTGTGTATTATGTATGTTATCATCGTCTCTGACAGACATCGTGTTAAAGCCGCTCAGGTCGCCATTTTCTCCCTCTTCTCGGAAAGCGATGACATAGTCAAAACATCCGGTAGTGTGAGTTTTCCAGGAAATGCCTGACTCGGACCTCTGCTTCTCATAAATACTCCCATGTgtattgtgcactttatttttttgacagacATCGATGTTGTGATATTCAAATGATATGGATTTGAAAACTTGTAATGGATCGTAaggtaataattatttatttcttagctGGCAAGTATTCAGTGAAGTGATTGATGTCCATGAGTGTGTTATGTCTATCTTTTTAGTTCTAATATTCCAACCGACAGCCAGCCTAAGTTTCTGACGGACACGATAATGTGCGTAAGAGGTGAACTATGTTTGATTGTTGGGTAATTATAAAACGTGCTGGAGACGTTTGAAATGCTTTTTGCGTAGTTCATTATACTTATTTTACGGAATGAAGTTTATTTCGTGGCTTAAATAAATGACATGTTACTCAGAGACTGACATGTTTGGCTGCCGCAAATTCATTGAAATTTGAAAAtcaagtttgttttttaatcaggAAAGGAGTGGTTTTAATGCACGAAGTTGTTCTTATTGTCTCTTATAActcttatatattaaaatattttatttaaacccaTGAAAATGCAGATCCTGCTGTAAGTAATAGTGAAAAAGTAATACTTTTTGTTCCAATGTTACCCCTTAGCATATTTTGActcatatataatttattatataatcaaAATCATTgagtatatataataattattaaatatattgttttttttcatgactTAAGCACATTTCTCTGCAGAtgctcattactgtaatgcaaataTTCTGATTCTTATTGTtgtaatgcaaaaatatttttttatattatttaaattgtaaagtatttttatatcattggtagtatttgttgtaatttttaatgtataaattatgtaatatatatatatttataataataagaattttgAAGGGAAAATGAACTTAAATCTCAAGCAAAACATCTTGATAGTTTTATGCAATTCTTTACTctctaaaaataaaggttctttattggcatcagtggaacctttaacatccacggAACCTTTCCATTTCTACCAAAGGTTAttaatagtggaaaaaggttcaaaatgttcttcacacttagaaaaatgtttctttttagaACTGTTCTTTGGGGAATTGAAAATGGtgcttctatggcatcactgtgaaaacacccttttggaacctttatttttaagagtgtatgctaatttcttattttttcattcttttgcttttgaggtgaaatgtgaactgaacatatttttgtgagATTTATACATCGCTGATTAATTTCTGATACACCGAAGAAAAAAAGACCAGCATTGTCTGTAGTGATACCAACTCAACATCAGCATCTCCTTTGTTTACCCCCCAACATTCTGAAGTCTCATGTGCAGTCGTGCTACAGCGCACGTCACCTGACATGCCCTGCATAAAAGAACATTTAGAAAACTTGACCTTGGTAAAGACTGTTCGGCAGCAAGCAGTAGCTTGCAGGCTACAAGAAAGACTCTTTTTTCCATTGTTCaggaaaggaagaaaaaaaaattccaaaaagatcTGTGGAAGATTAGGGAAGCCAggagcttttttcttttttgtggcaTCCTGTTTTGAGTGGTGGAATTCTTTTAGGGAGTGAATAAATGCCTCACTCAACAAAAATCTATCAGGGTTAACCCTTTCAGTGCCACACACCTGATTTCTCTGGAACTATGTTCAATGTTACTCTTTGTCTATGAGCACCTGTACATGAAGAGGCCAGTAAACAAGAATAACCGTCCTTCAGTATGTTTGTAGACAGtagattatttatatattatatatatatatatatattagtatatatttaacaaaaatatattttatatataaaaaatatttgtatatgtaaatatttcttaaatatatacatgtatgtatgttttttttatatatagataaaaatacacagtacacacaagtatattatgtaaatacaaacttttattttggatacaattaatcgcgattaatcgtttgacagcattAAATATACCTGTCAAcaaaaaggtgtgtgtgtgtatatatatatatatatatgtgtgtgtgtatgtatgtatgtatatatattatatatgtatatatgtgctTTTATTTTGCGATATTACTGACTAATTATTTGCAATTAGCATTGTTTTTCACTTTCAGAACAGACTAATTTTTGGGTCTCGTCCAACCACTAGAGCTTCTCGTAGCTGCTATATAACCACATTTAAGGAAGAAACCTTTATTTGTTCCTCAAGAGATGCACCCAGAAGCAAAAGGTATTTTAATCCTTTAAGTGCGAAGAATGTAAACGGAATTACTAGGATAATTAAACCCATAATTAGGGCTTATTTAGGTTAATGAAAGAGCCCATCCTTCATCAGCCTCTGAAATTACCCAGCCAAACTCGGGTATTCAGGTAAGCGAGAGGAACGTCTTCGACTCTGCTATTGCACGTCCAGTATTGATCTTCCTTTTGACAGTGAAAAACGGAGTGCGTATAAAGTGTATACCTGAGCTCATGGCTCTGTTAGATCCTCTTTAGATGATGCTATTTAAAGCGTCTGCTGCAGCGTGCCACGCAGCCCTTTTCTttccttgtgtgtttgtgaagttgAACAGGTGTCGTCGTTTAGCGATTGCACCGTTATGTCTGTACACCTGCTTGAACATAAACACGGCAGCATTTGAATGACAACAAACGGCGGCAGATGCCAGTTGTTGTTGCTAGAAACACGTTTCAAAGTTAATAAACGCCCCTTTTTAAACTTGACCTTTTGAAAATTTTAAGCGTGTTCTGCAGGCGCACGCACAGCAGCTGAACTTTTGTCCTTTATTTGAATTCCAAATGCAGTCGAAGAGTCAGTTATGCAAAGGTTGAATGAGAGCTGTGAATATTCGTTTTGCCAAACGAGTTCCTGCCACGGCGAACCTGAAATTTAATGCGTTTTCTGCTAGCTTGTTTGAGCTCTCGTTTAACTCATCATCTCACACATTATTTTACACCCTCTAGGTGAAGATATTTTACCTTTCAATGCTGGTACTGTTTGGAAAAAGCATGACGTCATTGTTTATTTGACCTGCCTTCCCTCTATCCAAACTCTTTCATTCCTGACAGACGTCGGATGTGAAACAGTAGTATTGTCTCTCAAGACTGCGCTTGTATGGGAGGCAGGAGATGTTATCAGTGAAGGCATGGATGCGTGACGAATCCTTGAGCCTGCATTGAACTTGCCAGGGATACAGCCACCGCCTCTGGTGATCCAACTTGTCGCTCAGACACTTTCGCTAATTAAACCTGCATGTATCAGTGTGGACCGCAAAGGCCATAGTGATGTCGTAGCATCTCAAAGCCACCTCCATGTGACTGAAATCACGTCACAGGTGCCATTTAGGAGTGctcaaagatttttttattataaattatttctaTTGCAATCCAGCTATTGTTTTGTTaaacctgtgtgtgtatataatatatatatatatataataaatattcagagcaatattttttaaatgtatatacaataaaaaaatatcatgatcatcatcaataataatactaataatatattattttgttatatatttataaatatgctaaatatcattattaaataataataaaaataaatattaaaatattcaatgtcaaatttattattaatagtacCTAACTACATTAAAGCTATATAAGAGtgcaatattatatttaatatatttatatatatatatatatatatatatatatatatatatatattatactgaAGTTACAGTATAAggatgcaatatttttttttaataataaaataatataacaattaattaataatttataattggATTATATTATGTAACATTTAATCAAAGAAgtatttatcaataaaatagcaTAACACAAAGGTTTTCATGCAAAATACTGCACAGAGACTCAAATCAGTGAACAGTTTCTTTttgaatttgtttatttacattgtCTTTTTGTACAGCTGTACAAATTAACCAATTTACTTAAACAAATCTGACTGTCCAATTTGTGACAGCAATATAGCCTTGTGTTGTACTACATTGCTACTTTTTGGTGAAAGTTGCCTGTTACTGGAGAACCTACAATGTGATGTAGTCTGTAATGTCTACAAAGTGTAGTTACAGTAAGTTAGTTGTAGTTGCTCCCCAGCACAGTGGGGATGGTTGTGAACTCCTCCCTGGTATGACGCCACCCCTTCCTGTTTATCTGTGTTTGTGCAAGTTGCAGCGCACTAAACCTTTATTCCACATTCTGACAGCCAATTAATCACCAGGGGTTGCAGGTCGAGAAGGAGCAAGAAAATCCAGTGCGCACCGCCCGATGAAAGGGAGGTAACCTTGGTAAACAGTCTGCACAACATTTGTGCATGTGGACCCACTCGAGGGTCCTGTGCTTGATGCCATTAGTCATGTTCCACAACACAAAGGGTGGAGTGTATAAACTCTCTCAACATGTCAACAATATCCTATGAATGAAGGATGCAAGAGGAAAGCAAAAGGGTAAACACATTTTGTTGCCCACTTAGACTGTTCAGGAGGTCTCATTTTCATCAGTCAAGTTATGGAAAGAAGAATGAAGTCACATGCTGGTCAGTGAATCACTTATGTATATCGATGGCTGGGCGGTGTGGATGTAAGTTGAGGTTTGGTATCACGGCTCAGGGTTTATGACGAGTCTGCACATGCATCATTGATCAGATATGTGATATGGCTCCATTCATGACTTCTTGCAGGTTGAAGCGGTTTAAACAGAATTAGCCTTTATGTGGCAAGATGTCATATCTGTTGTATAAGAATAGTTTacccaataatgaaaatgtattcattcatttattcaccctcatgtcgttccaaacctgtatgactttatttctgtcttttGGAGCGAAGAAGGAGAGTTTAGGAGAATGTTCTGGCGACTCTAATATGcttgctcaagaagcatttcttattgttatcaatgttgaaaacagttgtgctgcttagtattttttacatttagtacatttttttttttttttttttttcaggattctttgatgaatagaaagttcagaagaacagcatttatttgaaatagaagtcttttctaacattataaatgtctttagcatcgcttttgatcaatttaatgcatccttgctgagctaaaataactagcaaaaataaaaaataactgaatttgatcttcaatattttaataataataataataataataatatcatttgattacaataataaatgttatgtaatatgtaacataatatacattgtataatattatatttatattattattactgttaatgttaaaaaatacatatttttgttaaaatatacaaGGACAAATTCATTAATACTAGCTACACTGAAGCTATATAAGGGTGCAATGtcttgtaaatatttaaaataataaatatgaatataatataaaaatgtgtccttgcctaataaaataataatttctttaaaaaaaaaaaaaaaaaaaatcttactgacctaaAACTTCTGTGTATGACAATGAGAAGTGTGAACATTCTGAtaaacttcttttgtgttccatggacgGAAATAATTgatacaagtttggaacgataaagaaaatgagtaaatgattacagaatattcattttttagtgaactaatccttgaaCTTAGTGTGTTGTCTCAAAATTTGAGACTTGATATTCATTTATAGCAATCTGCATCCTTTATTTTTGTCGCATTTATGGCTGCATCTGTTTCATGGAATGGCATGAATCTCTCTCACTTTCTATCCATTTCTCTGTCTTGTTTTCTAGGCAAACGTTGAGGATGAAACGGCTGGAGTTCAGGCAGTATGTGAAATTCATGCTGCGCTGCGCTATGAATACCACGTTCTGTATTCTTGCAGCTATCAGATCCCCGTCCTCTATTTCAGAGCCTCAACGTTAGGTACACAACTTTCTCTCTCACTGCATTTCTATCATTAAACTGCAAAGTCTTGTTTATATGCTGTCTCCTTCCCTTATCAGTGTGTGTATTTCAGAACCCTCTGTGTTCTGCTTTCTCAAAGTCTGGTTTTATGTGCGCTGCAAAAACAGACTCAACATTTACACTGAGATCCCATCTCGACAGGAGTGTTTTGAGTTTTGAGAAAGCAGGCAGAACGGTGACTTACGCCTGTGCTCAACAAAGTTTGACTTTGTGCTGTAAATACATTAATGGCTGCCATGTAAACATTTTTGGAGCTGTTATTGAGCAAGTTAGCAAATACGGACATGCAAGCATCAACCATTTTAAAGTGATCACTTATACAGACTGTAATCAGATTAGAAAACCTTCTCATTACAGATGGGAATCCCCTCTCTCTTGAGGAGGTGTGGAGCAATGTTCATCCAAACTATAGACAGAGACTACAGCAGGGACCCTGGGACACGCTGACCCAACAGGTAACGTGTGT
The DNA window shown above is from Ctenopharyngodon idella isolate HZGC_01 chromosome 10, HZGC01, whole genome shotgun sequence and carries:
- the atg10 gene encoding ubiquitin-like-conjugating enzyme ATG10 isoform X2 codes for the protein MAGEKNSASCYLDERTFRLCCQLFLQHSETIQDGWSWEQIKGTNEGFMKKTVLTSVKSSLLHKQHGCFMQAENMELLTDDIQANVEDETAGVQAVCEIHAALRYEYHVLYSCSYQIPVLYFRASTLDGNPLSLEEVWSNVHPNYRQRLQQGPWDTLTQQEHPLLGQPFFMLHPCRTEEFMKPALDLAQAENKRVNYIVTWLSVVGPVVGLDVPLSYCTEVSAPD
- the atg10 gene encoding ubiquitin-like-conjugating enzyme ATG10 isoform X1, whose protein sequence is MMAGEKNSASCYLDERTFRLCCQLFLQHSETIQDGWSWEQIKGTNEGFMKKTVLTSVKSSLLHKQHGCFMQAENMELLTDDIQANVEDETAGVQAVCEIHAALRYEYHVLYSCSYQIPVLYFRASTLDGNPLSLEEVWSNVHPNYRQRLQQGPWDTLTQQEHPLLGQPFFMLHPCRTEEFMKPALDLAQAENKRVNYIVTWLSVVGPVVGLDVPLSYCTEVSAPD